From Roseburia hominis, the proteins below share one genomic window:
- a CDS encoding glycoside hydrolase family 32 protein has protein sequence MKKLFFRPENAWVGDLIPYWEGGRYYGFYLHDPRIRDGEYAEKTTWHLVTTEDFVNLEYKGEAISRGNDDRPNKNAYTGSVVKDADGKYHAFYTAFNADIKINGKTIQSVMQAVGDDLEHLVTDETFLFAADGKRYEEFDWRDPYVFWVEEEQCYYMLLAARNKDAGELRGGCIALCRSEDLYHWTYEEPFYDPKMYVTMECPEVFRMGDYWYLVYSTFSDKFTTHYRYSKELNGTWIIPEDDVFDTRANYAVKTASDGRKRYAFGWIASKYGNCDFGPWEWGGTMVFHEVIQDRETGKLSVRIIPAVKEFYKQTQELPGLVSYNADTSEKAGNVGIHSETLGAGLYELPKDCFMLEMDIRVKGACEFGVALHTNADMEKGYFLKMDPDRRLAAWDMWPRSKRGIYQWQIAGDVPYQIETSRRLPAAEEYHILILREEDICVVYINDEIALSTRMYDHKGGYGGVYVVQGSIEMSNFSIKSNEGGKTL, from the coding sequence ATGAAAAAGCTATTTTTTAGACCGGAGAATGCATGGGTAGGAGATCTGATTCCGTATTGGGAGGGAGGAAGATATTATGGGTTTTATCTGCATGATCCGCGGATCAGAGACGGGGAGTATGCTGAGAAAACGACCTGGCATCTTGTGACAACGGAGGACTTTGTTAATCTTGAATATAAGGGTGAGGCTATATCGCGTGGCAATGATGACAGACCAAACAAAAATGCATACACAGGATCTGTAGTGAAGGATGCAGATGGGAAATATCATGCATTTTACACAGCATTTAATGCGGATATTAAGATTAATGGTAAGACCATACAATCTGTCATGCAGGCAGTAGGAGATGATTTGGAACATCTTGTTACGGATGAAACCTTCCTTTTTGCAGCGGATGGAAAACGTTATGAGGAGTTTGACTGGCGCGATCCATATGTTTTTTGGGTTGAAGAAGAGCAGTGCTACTATATGCTTCTGGCGGCGAGGAACAAGGACGCTGGGGAGCTGCGGGGCGGCTGTATCGCATTATGCAGGTCAGAGGATTTGTATCACTGGACTTATGAGGAACCGTTTTATGATCCAAAGATGTATGTGACAATGGAGTGCCCAGAAGTGTTCCGAATGGGTGATTACTGGTATCTTGTTTATTCGACATTTTCGGATAAGTTTACAACACATTATCGATATTCTAAGGAACTGAATGGCACCTGGATCATACCCGAAGACGATGTGTTCGATACCAGAGCTAATTATGCAGTTAAAACTGCCTCAGACGGCAGAAAACGATATGCCTTTGGATGGATAGCAAGCAAATACGGGAATTGCGATTTTGGACCTTGGGAATGGGGCGGAACGATGGTGTTCCATGAAGTGATTCAGGATAGGGAGACAGGAAAATTAAGTGTAAGAATTATTCCTGCCGTGAAAGAGTTTTACAAACAAACCCAGGAATTGCCGGGGCTGGTATCCTATAATGCAGACACATCAGAGAAAGCAGGGAACGTCGGGATACACAGTGAGACCTTGGGGGCCGGCTTGTATGAGCTTCCCAAAGACTGCTTTATGCTGGAGATGGATATCCGTGTAAAAGGGGCTTGTGAATTTGGGGTTGCATTACATACGAATGCTGATATGGAAAAAGGATATTTCCTTAAAATGGATCCGGACCGCAGGCTGGCTGCGTGGGATATGTGGCCAAGGTCGAAACGGGGAATATACCAATGGCAAATTGCCGGTGATGTGCCGTATCAGATAGAGACATCAAGGCGATTACCGGCAGCTGAGGAGTATCATATATTGATTTTAAGAGAAGAAGATATATGTGTTGTATATATCAATGATGAGATTGCACTTTCTACGCGTATGTATGACCATAAGGGAGGATATGGAGGTGTATACGTGGTTCAAGGAAGCATAGAAATGAGTAACTTTTCAATCAAGAGCAATGAAGGAGGAAAGACACTATGA
- a CDS encoding LacI family DNA-binding transcriptional regulator, whose translation MKCTIKQLAEELHLSRNTVSKALKNSNDVSPHTKQRVLKKAKELNYTDIDLIDSPLPVHGHSNTFYNGSILFLTKTYAQDSEFWTTVLKGIDKILSNAHYHLLIGIMSESDLKKLEFPASIKDPSVKGIIIVEICNEDVCKALLDYHLPIVSIDMPREYDSFMGKLDVITMENKMNIHQITDRLIRKGAKRFSFVGDLSSRNVSRGFQERYDALCEALEYHHLSLDQECSLFHETDEDFHDFQLIIKSCRPCPLFPMLLYAEMIGPPYSLFMLYSFYNIRFQEMSVLLDLMIFHRLNASVRP comes from the coding sequence ATGAAATGCACAATCAAACAACTTGCAGAAGAATTACATTTATCAAGGAATACCGTGTCTAAGGCACTCAAAAACAGTAATGATGTATCCCCCCATACAAAGCAGCGTGTGCTAAAAAAGGCAAAAGAACTAAACTATACCGATATCGACCTCATCGATTCTCCACTCCCTGTGCATGGTCATTCGAACACTTTTTATAATGGATCTATTTTATTTTTGACCAAAACCTATGCACAGGATTCTGAATTTTGGACCACTGTTTTAAAGGGAATCGATAAAATTCTCTCCAACGCACACTATCATTTACTTATAGGTATTATGTCAGAAAGCGATCTGAAAAAATTGGAGTTTCCCGCTTCCATAAAGGATCCTTCTGTAAAGGGGATTATCATAGTCGAAATATGTAACGAGGATGTATGCAAGGCCCTGTTGGATTATCATCTTCCCATTGTCTCCATTGATATGCCAAGAGAATATGATAGTTTTATGGGTAAGCTAGATGTAATTACTATGGAAAATAAAATGAATATTCATCAGATTACTGACCGCCTTATCCGCAAAGGCGCTAAGCGTTTCAGTTTTGTAGGAGATCTTTCTTCCCGAAATGTAAGCCGTGGTTTTCAGGAGCGGTATGATGCTCTTTGTGAGGCGCTGGAATATCACCATCTCTCACTGGATCAGGAGTGTTCTCTTTTTCATGAAACAGATGAAGACTTTCATGACTTCCAGTTGATTATAAAAAGCTGCAGGCCATGTCCTCTCTTCCCGATGCTTTTATATGCGGAAATGATTGGACCGCCATACAGCTTATTTATGCTTTACAGTTTTTACAATATCAGATTCCAAGAGATGTCAGTGTTGTTGGATTTGATGATATTTCATCGTCTGAACGCATCAGTCCGGCCTTGA
- a CDS encoding substrate-binding domain-containing protein, whose product MQLIYALQFLQYQIPRDVSVVGFDDISSSERISPALTTIHTPKLHLGIAAARQILERIQYPDTPYVYSQYATRLILRDSTV is encoded by the coding sequence ATACAGCTTATTTATGCTTTACAGTTTTTACAATATCAGATTCCAAGAGATGTCAGTGTTGTTGGATTTGATGATATTTCATCGTCTGAACGCATCAGTCCGGCCTTGACGACAATCCACACTCCTAAACTGCATCTGGGAATCGCTGCTGCGAGACAAATACTGGAGCGGATTCAATATCCGGATACGCCATACGTATATTCTCAGTATGCCACAAGACTAATTTTAAGAGATTCAACTGTATGA
- a CDS encoding ATP-binding protein encodes MIYIKRTLERKFLRMSSFFKAVLVTGARQVGKTTMLKHLAAEQSRTYVSMDNTMARTLAKSDPVLFFQTYKPPIIIDEIQKAPELFEQIKIMCDESEERGLFWLTGSQQYKTMQNIRETLAGRIGILELYSLSKNEVEELNFPNELDFSLSCLLERQHLAKKNDIVDVFEYIWRGGMPDALQADVEQRQEYYNSYIETYLMRDVSEEGGITDTVRFRKFLNACAALVAEQVNYKHLAEAAEISQPTAKEWVRLLQGLGIIYLLPPYANNELKRLTKTPKLYFCDTGLCAYLSMWLTRDTLMNGAASGHYFENYVVIELLKNFAYAPSRANLTYYRDSNAKEIDVFVEKNGVIHPLEIKKSANPDRREVRKYELLDKAKLERGDGGIVCMCEEVIPIDTKNCFIPCNLI; translated from the coding sequence ATGATATATATCAAACGCACGTTGGAACGCAAATTTTTACGCATGAGTTCCTTTTTCAAGGCAGTACTTGTAACAGGTGCAAGGCAGGTCGGAAAAACGACTATGCTAAAGCACCTGGCAGCAGAGCAAAGCCGTACCTATGTTTCTATGGATAACACGATGGCCCGTACTCTTGCAAAGTCGGATCCAGTTCTGTTTTTCCAGACGTATAAACCGCCGATTATTATTGATGAGATTCAAAAAGCGCCGGAATTATTTGAGCAGATAAAAATTATGTGTGATGAAAGTGAGGAACGAGGTCTATTCTGGCTTACCGGTTCGCAGCAATATAAGACGATGCAGAATATCCGCGAAACACTGGCGGGGAGAATAGGAATTCTGGAACTTTACAGTCTGTCTAAAAATGAAGTAGAAGAGCTGAATTTCCCGAATGAATTGGATTTTTCTTTATCCTGCTTGCTGGAAAGACAGCATCTTGCAAAGAAGAATGACATCGTGGATGTGTTTGAATATATCTGGCGCGGGGGTATGCCGGATGCGCTACAGGCAGATGTTGAGCAAAGGCAGGAATACTATAATTCTTATATTGAAACCTATCTTATGCGGGATGTATCTGAGGAAGGTGGTATTACCGATACGGTACGTTTTCGAAAATTCTTGAATGCCTGTGCCGCTCTGGTTGCGGAACAGGTCAATTATAAGCATTTGGCAGAGGCGGCTGAAATTTCTCAGCCAACGGCAAAAGAATGGGTAAGGCTGCTGCAAGGTCTCGGTATTATTTACCTGTTACCTCCTTATGCCAACAATGAATTAAAGCGCCTGACGAAAACGCCAAAGCTGTATTTTTGTGATACAGGTCTGTGCGCCTATCTGTCCATGTGGCTTACCAGAGATACATTGATGAATGGGGCAGCCAGTGGGCATTACTTTGAAAATTATGTAGTAATTGAATTGCTCAAAAATTTTGCTTATGCTCCTTCCAGGGCAAATCTGACCTATTATCGGGATTCCAATGCAAAAGAGATTGATGTATTTGTAGAAAAAAACGGAGTAATTCATCCTCTGGAAATCAAAAAATCTGCAAATCCGGACCGGCGTGAGGTACGAAAGTATGAACTGCTTGATAAAGCAAAACTGGAGCGGGGCGATGGCGGAATTGTCTGTATGTGTGAGGAAGTTATTCCGATTGATACGAAAAATTGTTTTATTCCGTGCAATTTAATCTAA